One genomic region from Gemmobacter aquarius encodes:
- the cobJ gene encoding precorrin-3B C(17)-methyltransferase, with amino-acid sequence MNAGWVAVAGLGPGDEGMVTAEVREALAQATDVVGYIPYVARVAPRAGLTLHPSDNRVEMDRAAHALAMAAEGKRVVVVSSGDPGVFAMASALFEAVEGFAGEVPDIRILPGITAMLAAAARAGAPLGHDFCAINLSDNMKPWELVEKRLMLAAEADFAMAFYNPRSASRPHQFARALEVLLAACGAARLITFARAVTTPEERILTVTLGEAVPEMADMRTVVIVGNSATRRVGKWVYTPRRAG; translated from the coding sequence ATGAACGCCGGATGGGTGGCTGTCGCGGGGCTGGGGCCGGGCGACGAGGGGATGGTCACGGCAGAAGTGCGCGAGGCCCTGGCGCAGGCGACGGATGTGGTGGGATATATTCCCTATGTGGCGCGGGTCGCGCCGCGTGCGGGGCTGACGTTGCATCCTTCGGACAACCGCGTGGAAATGGACCGCGCGGCGCATGCTTTGGCGATGGCGGCGGAAGGCAAGCGGGTGGTCGTGGTATCCTCGGGCGATCCGGGGGTGTTTGCCATGGCAAGCGCGCTGTTCGAGGCGGTCGAGGGGTTTGCGGGCGAGGTGCCGGATATCCGGATTTTGCCGGGGATTACCGCGATGCTGGCGGCGGCGGCGCGGGCGGGTGCGCCCTTGGGCCATGATTTCTGCGCGATCAACCTGTCGGACAATATGAAGCCGTGGGAGTTGGTGGAAAAGCGGCTGATGTTGGCGGCAGAGGCGGATTTCGCCATGGCGTTCTACAACCCGCGTTCGGCCAGCAGGCCGCACCAGTTTGCGCGGGCGCTGGAGGTGTTGCTTGCGGCATGCGGCGCGGCGCGGCTGATTACATTCGCGCGGGCGGTGACCACGCCGGAGGAGCGGATCTTGACGGTGACGCTGGGCGAGGCTGTGCCCGAGATGGCCGATATGCGGACCGTGGTGATCGTCGGCAATTCGGCGACGCGGCGGGTGGGGAAATGGGTCTATACCCCAAGGCGGGCGGGATGA
- the cobO gene encoding cob(I)yrinic acid a,c-diamide adenosyltransferase: MSDANDIDPAAAPAPVDPDARHAVKMAKKKAARDKIMATKSGEKGLIIVHTGAGKGKSSSGFGMILRCIAHEMPSAVVQFIKGAWDTGERRLIEGHFQHLCQFHAMGEGFTWETQDRARDIEMARKGWDKAKELILNPEIRLVLLDEINIALRYDYLDAGEVVGFLRDEKPPLTHVVLTGRNAKEELIEAADLVTEMTLIKHPFRSGIKAQAGVEF; this comes from the coding sequence ATGAGCGATGCCAACGACATCGACCCTGCAGCAGCCCCCGCTCCGGTCGACCCCGACGCCCGCCACGCCGTCAAGATGGCCAAGAAGAAAGCCGCCCGCGACAAGATCATGGCCACGAAGTCCGGCGAAAAGGGCCTGATCATCGTCCACACGGGTGCAGGCAAAGGCAAATCCTCCTCGGGCTTCGGCATGATCCTGCGCTGCATCGCCCATGAAATGCCATCGGCGGTCGTGCAATTCATCAAAGGCGCATGGGACACCGGCGAACGCCGCCTGATCGAAGGCCACTTCCAGCACCTGTGCCAGTTCCACGCCATGGGCGAAGGCTTCACCTGGGAAACCCAAGACCGCGCCCGCGACATCGAAATGGCCCGCAAAGGCTGGGATAAAGCCAAGGAACTGATCCTGAACCCCGAAATCCGCCTCGTCCTGCTGGACGAGATCAACATCGCCCTGCGCTACGACTACCTCGACGCGGGCGAAGTGGTGGGCTTCCTGCGCGACGAAAAGCCACCCCTCACCCATGTCGTCCTGACCGGCCGCAACGCGAAAGAGGAACTCATCGAAGCCGCAGACCTCGTGACCGAGATGACCCTGATCAAACACCCCTTCCGGTCGGGCATCAAAGCGCAAGCAGGCGTGGAGTTCTGA
- the cobW gene encoding cobalamin biosynthesis protein CobW, which yields MTDLSKIPVTVITGFLGAGKTTLIRHLMMNPQGKRLAILVNEFGTVGVDGDILKSCADDNCPVENIVELANGCICCTVADDFIPTIEALMALPVRPDHILIETSGLALPKPLLKAFDWPAIRSKITVDGVITLADAEAVAAGRFAPDEAAVQAQREADDSIDHETPLSEVFEDQIFCADIVLLSKADLAGEAGVAAARAVIEAEAPRRMPIIAMTDGVIDPRVILGLNAKAEDDLAARPSHHDGADDHEHEDFDSVVIDLPEVDDPEVLVAAITRLAREQGILRVKGYVAVTGKPMRMLVQAVGERVRHQYDRPWGASPRKGQLVVIAEHDDIDEAAIRAVLGA from the coding sequence ATGACCGATTTGTCGAAAATCCCCGTGACCGTGATCACCGGCTTTCTGGGGGCGGGCAAGACCACGCTGATCCGGCATCTGATGATGAACCCGCAAGGCAAGCGTCTGGCCATTCTGGTCAACGAGTTCGGCACGGTGGGGGTGGATGGCGATATCCTGAAATCCTGCGCCGATGACAATTGCCCGGTCGAGAATATCGTCGAGCTGGCGAATGGCTGCATCTGCTGCACGGTGGCGGATGATTTCATTCCGACGATCGAGGCGCTGATGGCTTTGCCGGTGCGGCCGGACCATATTCTGATCGAGACCTCGGGGCTGGCTTTGCCGAAGCCGCTGTTGAAGGCGTTCGACTGGCCTGCGATCCGGTCGAAGATCACCGTGGACGGGGTGATTACGCTGGCGGATGCCGAGGCGGTGGCGGCGGGGCGGTTCGCACCCGATGAAGCGGCGGTTCAGGCGCAGCGCGAGGCGGATGACAGCATCGACCACGAGACGCCGCTTTCGGAGGTGTTCGAGGACCAGATTTTCTGTGCCGATATCGTGCTGTTGTCCAAGGCCGATCTGGCGGGCGAGGCGGGGGTTGCGGCGGCCCGCGCCGTGATCGAGGCGGAAGCGCCGCGGCGGATGCCGATCATCGCCATGACGGACGGGGTTATCGATCCGCGGGTGATCCTCGGGCTGAATGCGAAGGCAGAGGATGATCTGGCGGCACGGCCCAGCCATCATGACGGGGCGGATGACCACGAGCATGAGGATTTTGACTCGGTCGTGATCGACCTGCCGGAAGTGGATGATCCGGAGGTGCTGGTGGCGGCGATCACGCGTTTGGCGCGCGAGCAGGGCATCTTGCGGGTGAAGGGCTATGTGGCGGTGACCGGCAAGCCGATGCGGATGCTGGTGCAGGCGGTGGGCGAGCGGGTGCGGCACCAGTATGACCGGCCTTGGGGGGCGTCCCCTCGCAAGGGGCAGCTTGTTGTCATTGCCGAGCATGACGACATCGACGAGGCCGCCATTCGCGCCGTGCTGGGGGCCTGA
- a CDS encoding cobalt-precorrin-6A reductase: MTRILLLGGTTEASLLARELAAKGTDAIFSYAGRTNAPITQPLPTRTGGFGGAQGLAHYLRAEAITHVIDATHPFAATMSTNAVTACAQTQTPLIAFERAPWTATPADRWTHVPDTEAAAHALPDEPARVFLAIGKQTLHAFASQPQHDYLLRLVDDPEAPLPLPHTTVILAKGPFDEAADTALLRDHRITHIVAKNAGGTGADAKLKAARSLHIPVILIDRPAIPPRRSAATVAEVMAWLADHPARLGV, from the coding sequence ATGACGCGCATCCTCCTCCTCGGCGGCACCACCGAAGCAAGCCTTCTTGCCCGCGAACTCGCCGCCAAAGGCACCGACGCGATATTCTCCTACGCCGGACGCACCAACGCCCCCATAACCCAACCGCTGCCCACCAGAACCGGAGGTTTCGGCGGCGCCCAAGGCCTCGCCCACTACCTGCGCGCCGAGGCCATCACCCATGTGATCGACGCCACCCACCCCTTCGCCGCCACCATGAGCACCAACGCCGTCACCGCCTGCGCGCAAACGCAAACCCCGCTCATCGCCTTCGAACGCGCCCCTTGGACCGCCACGCCCGCCGACCGCTGGACCCACGTTCCCGACACCGAAGCCGCCGCCCACGCGCTTCCCGACGAACCCGCCCGCGTCTTCCTCGCCATCGGCAAGCAGACCCTGCACGCCTTCGCCAGCCAACCGCAGCACGATTACCTTCTGCGCCTTGTCGACGACCCCGAAGCCCCGCTTCCCCTGCCGCATACGACCGTCATCCTCGCCAAAGGCCCCTTCGACGAAGCCGCCGACACCGCCCTGCTGCGTGACCACCGCATAACCCATATCGTCGCCAAGAACGCAGGCGGCACGGGGGCCGATGCGAAACTGAAAGCCGCCCGCAGCCTGCACATTCCGGTCATCCTGATCGACCGCCCCGCCATCCCGCCCCGCCGCAGCGCGGCAACCGTGGCCGAAGTCATGGCGTGGCTCGCAGATCATCCCGCCCGCCTTGGGGTATAG
- a CDS encoding cobyric acid synthase: MPAIMIQGAGSNVGKSLLVAGLCRAAKLRGLSVAPFKPQNMSNNAAVTVDGGEIGRAQALQARACGLEPHTDMNPVLLKPESETGSQVVVQGRRIATVKARDYAALKPQLMAPVLDSFHRLKAAHDLIIVEGAGSPAEVNLRAGDIANMGFARAADTPVILVGDIDRGGVIAQIVGTKAVLDPEDAAMIAGFLINKFRGDVTLFDDGYRLIETLTAWRGFGTVPFFPQAYRLPAEDALDIPATSGTGAFRIAVPVFSRIANFDDLDPLAQEPGVTLAMVRAGEPIPQSDLIILPGSKSTRADLAYLRAQGWDIDIAAHLRRGGHVLGICGGYQMLGQSVDDPHGIEGPAGLTPGLGHLSVQTTMTGDKRLTRTTALHLPSGLTIDGYEIHIGRTTGADCARPFASIAGTPDGAISANGRVMGSYLHGMFASDSFRAAFLAALGAAPSTHSHDETVEATLDALAAHLERHIDVTGLLALAR; encoded by the coding sequence ATGCCCGCAATAATGATACAGGGCGCAGGCTCTAACGTCGGCAAATCGCTCCTCGTCGCGGGCCTCTGCCGTGCCGCGAAACTGCGCGGCCTCTCGGTCGCGCCCTTCAAGCCGCAGAACATGTCCAACAATGCCGCCGTGACGGTCGACGGCGGCGAAATCGGGCGCGCGCAAGCCCTGCAAGCCCGCGCCTGTGGCCTCGAGCCGCATACCGACATGAACCCCGTGCTGCTGAAACCCGAATCCGAGACGGGCAGCCAGGTGGTCGTCCAAGGCCGCCGCATCGCCACGGTAAAGGCCCGCGACTACGCCGCGCTCAAACCGCAACTCATGGCCCCCGTCCTCGACAGCTTCCACCGCCTGAAAGCCGCCCATGACCTGATCATCGTCGAAGGCGCAGGCAGTCCGGCCGAGGTGAACCTGCGCGCCGGAGACATCGCCAACATGGGCTTCGCCCGCGCCGCGGACACTCCGGTCATCCTTGTGGGCGACATCGACCGCGGCGGCGTCATCGCCCAGATCGTCGGCACCAAGGCCGTGCTCGACCCCGAAGATGCCGCCATGATCGCGGGTTTCCTCATCAACAAATTCCGCGGCGACGTAACGCTTTTCGACGATGGTTACCGGCTCATCGAAACCCTCACCGCATGGCGGGGCTTCGGCACCGTCCCCTTCTTTCCGCAAGCCTACCGCCTGCCCGCCGAAGATGCGCTCGACATCCCCGCCACCAGCGGCACCGGCGCCTTCCGCATCGCGGTCCCCGTCTTCTCGCGCATCGCCAATTTCGACGACCTCGACCCCCTCGCACAGGAACCGGGCGTCACCCTCGCCATGGTCCGCGCAGGCGAACCCATCCCCCAGTCCGACCTGATCATCCTGCCCGGCTCGAAATCGACCCGCGCCGATCTGGCCTATCTGCGCGCCCAGGGCTGGGACATCGACATCGCGGCGCACCTGCGGCGCGGCGGCCACGTGCTGGGCATCTGCGGCGGCTACCAGATGCTCGGCCAGTCGGTCGACGACCCGCACGGCATTGAAGGCCCCGCAGGCCTGACCCCCGGCCTCGGGCACCTGTCGGTCCAGACCACCATGACCGGCGACAAGCGCCTGACCCGTACCACCGCCCTGCACCTGCCCTCGGGCCTGACGATCGACGGTTACGAAATCCACATCGGCCGCACCACCGGCGCCGATTGTGCCCGCCCCTTCGCCAGCATCGCAGGCACGCCGGACGGCGCAATCTCGGCCAATGGCCGCGTCATGGGCAGCTACCTGCACGGCATGTTCGCCTCTGACAGCTTCCGCGCGGCCTTCCTCGCCGCGCTCGGTGCCGCCCCCTCGACCCATTCGCACGATGAAACAGTCGAGGCGACACTCGACGCCCTCGCCGCCCATCTCGAACGCCATATCGACGTGACAGGCCTTCTGGCACTCGCCCGCTAG
- a CDS encoding DUF1636 family protein, with product MAATLHVCITCKAGEPVPEGAVAPGALLHAALVAGDAPEGVRIVPVECLSACSQGCSVALSGAGKWSYVYGRLTQDDAADVLAGAAAYAATSDGIVPWRERPVIFRKQSLARIPPLEG from the coding sequence ATGGCTGCGACGTTGCATGTCTGTATCACCTGCAAGGCGGGCGAGCCTGTGCCCGAGGGCGCGGTGGCGCCGGGGGCATTGTTGCATGCCGCGCTGGTGGCGGGGGACGCGCCCGAGGGCGTGCGGATCGTGCCGGTGGAATGTCTGAGCGCCTGTTCGCAGGGCTGTTCGGTGGCTTTGTCGGGGGCTGGCAAGTGGTCTTATGTCTATGGCCGCCTGACGCAAGACGACGCTGCCGATGTGCTGGCGGGTGCTGCCGCCTATGCCGCGACTTCGGACGGGATCGTGCCTTGGCGCGAGCGTCCTGTGATCTTTCGCAAGCAGAGCCTTGCGCGTATTCCGCCTTTGGAGGGCTGA
- a CDS encoding precorrin-2 C(20)-methyltransferase → MGKIICTGLGPGNPDLMSVRSDRVIRGAGHVAYFRKKGRQGQARRIVEGMLAPQVVEYAMEYPVTTELPFDGAEYNDALAMFYDDWADRLVAVAAGADVVVLCEGDPFFYGSFMHLYTRFQGRVEVEVIPGITGMTGCWTATGTPITWGDDVLTVLMGTLPEADMVDHMRAADALVVMKTGRNLPKVRAALQAAGRLQDAWLVERGTMPDQRLARLVDVDVSDVPYFAIVLVHGQGRRPEIGGVE, encoded by the coding sequence ATGGGCAAGATCATCTGCACGGGGCTGGGGCCGGGCAATCCGGACCTGATGTCGGTCCGGTCGGACCGCGTGATCCGCGGGGCGGGGCATGTCGCCTATTTCCGCAAGAAGGGGCGGCAGGGGCAGGCGCGGCGGATCGTCGAGGGGATGCTTGCGCCGCAGGTCGTCGAATATGCGATGGAATATCCGGTGACGACCGAGCTGCCGTTTGACGGGGCGGAGTATAACGACGCGCTGGCGATGTTCTATGACGATTGGGCGGACCGGCTGGTTGCGGTGGCCGCGGGCGCGGATGTGGTGGTGCTGTGCGAGGGCGATCCGTTCTTTTACGGGTCTTTCATGCATTTATACACCCGGTTTCAGGGGCGGGTCGAGGTCGAGGTGATTCCGGGCATAACCGGCATGACGGGGTGCTGGACCGCGACGGGCACGCCGATCACCTGGGGTGACGATGTGCTGACCGTGCTGATGGGCACGCTGCCCGAGGCGGATATGGTCGACCATATGCGGGCGGCGGATGCGCTGGTGGTGATGAAGACGGGGCGCAACCTGCCCAAGGTGCGGGCCGCGTTGCAGGCGGCGGGACGGTTGCAGGACGCGTGGCTGGTCGAGCGCGGCACGATGCCGGACCAACGGCTTGCGCGGCTGGTCGATGTGGACGTGAGCGACGTGCCCTATTTCGCCATCGTGCTGGTGCACGGGCAGGGGCGGCGGCCGGAAATCGGGGGCGTGGAATGA
- the cobN gene encoding cobaltochelatase subunit CobN codes for MHVVFRESHGLEETDTPFDVGQDPADLVVMSFSDSDLGAFAAGWHRGRAGLPSCRLVNLVALRHPLSVDTYVEKTLSGAKGVLIRLIGGESYWAYGIASVQDLCRRKGIALAVLPADGRDDPALDAVSTLPVSTLRRLQALCDAGGAVAAQAALAQLALAAGCYAGPVIGEKTVPDCGWYQPGAGVVKGPVQGGPAVAVVFYRSYLTAADTGPVDALCAALAARGFAVSALFVPSLKAAGAGAFLAEALGALRPVAVVNATAFSGKGADGASPLDGAGVPVFQVALSTARRRDWAGSARGLSPADLAMHVVLPEVDGRLFAGVVSFKSPGKRDPDLQFSRFAHRADAGRVALVADRVAAWHRLAVTQAAERRVGFVLSTYPGRPDQIAHAVGLDALASVRGMLSALAGEGYAVAPVDDLGKRLVAEALEWPLAEYLAALEAVPQGLRDDLAAAWGEAADDPACVGGAFRFAAVRAGSAVVALQPERGEVAGRDGEYHDLSRTPRHGYVAFYLWLRAQGLHALVHVGAHGTLEWLPGKSVALSADCWPEVLVGAMPVIYPFIVNDPGEAAQAKRRIGAVTLGHLPPPLALAKVPEGLLRLERLLDEYSTADGLDPSRRDRLIGAIRDEARASGVEDDLGLPAGASAAEAITRIDRFVCDIKESQYGDGLHIYGAAEGEFAGLSAALAGRFVPAGPAGSPWRGRVDVLPTGRNLYSVDPRAVPSRAAHAQGVKLAEELLRRHLQDKGDWPKGLILDLWGSATMRTAGEEVAMALHLAGLAPRWDEGSERVSGFEVVPLALLGRPRIDVTLRVSGLFRDVFPGLSQLFEAGAAALAEREEAPEDNPYVTRSARVFGPKPGLYGMGMAAALEDYSDAGRVAAGEAWLSASSWAVDAKGEAREARGELEARVLAADAFAHVQDMVETDILVAPDYAAHEGGVAAAKAALGGEALALYHMDATRDAPRARTVSEEVGRVVRARAANPDWATGMMRHGFRGAAEVTATLDNLAAYAHLTRAVPAHLFDLYHEATLGRDDLVAFMERENPDALAALRARFAALRDAGLWVTRRNSIAAAMGAEG; via the coding sequence ATGCATGTCGTCTTCCGCGAAAGCCATGGGCTGGAGGAAACGGACACGCCGTTCGACGTGGGGCAAGACCCTGCCGATCTGGTGGTGATGTCGTTTTCCGACAGTGACCTTGGCGCTTTCGCGGCGGGTTGGCATCGGGGGCGTGCGGGGTTGCCGAGTTGCCGTTTGGTCAATCTGGTGGCGCTGCGGCATCCGTTGTCGGTCGATACCTATGTCGAGAAGACGCTGTCGGGGGCGAAGGGGGTTCTGATCAGGTTGATCGGCGGGGAATCCTATTGGGCTTACGGGATCGCTTCGGTTCAGGATCTGTGCAGGCGCAAGGGGATTGCGCTGGCGGTGCTGCCTGCGGACGGGCGGGACGATCCCGCGCTGGATGCGGTCTCGACGCTGCCGGTTTCGACTTTGCGGCGGTTGCAGGCTTTGTGCGATGCGGGCGGGGCAGTGGCCGCGCAGGCGGCGCTGGCGCAACTGGCGCTGGCGGCGGGGTGTTATGCGGGGCCGGTGATCGGGGAAAAGACCGTGCCGGACTGTGGCTGGTATCAACCGGGCGCGGGCGTGGTGAAGGGGCCGGTTCAGGGTGGGCCTGCGGTGGCGGTGGTGTTTTACCGCAGCTATCTGACGGCGGCGGATACGGGGCCGGTCGATGCGCTGTGTGCGGCGCTGGCTGCGCGTGGGTTTGCGGTGTCGGCGCTGTTCGTGCCGTCGTTGAAAGCGGCGGGTGCGGGTGCGTTTCTGGCCGAGGCTTTGGGCGCGTTGCGCCCCGTGGCGGTGGTCAATGCGACCGCGTTTTCGGGCAAGGGGGCGGATGGGGCTTCGCCTTTGGATGGGGCGGGGGTGCCGGTGTTTCAGGTGGCCTTGTCGACGGCGCGGCGGCGCGATTGGGCGGGGTCGGCGCGGGGGCTTTCGCCTGCGGACCTCGCCATGCATGTGGTTTTGCCCGAGGTGGACGGGCGGCTTTTCGCGGGGGTTGTGTCGTTCAAATCACCCGGCAAGCGTGACCCCGATTTGCAGTTTTCGCGTTTTGCGCATCGGGCGGATGCGGGGCGGGTTGCGCTGGTGGCTGACCGCGTGGCGGCTTGGCATCGGTTGGCGGTGACGCAGGCGGCAGAGCGGCGGGTGGGGTTCGTTCTGTCGACCTATCCGGGGCGGCCGGACCAGATTGCCCATGCGGTGGGGCTGGATGCCTTGGCCTCGGTCAGGGGGATGCTTTCGGCGCTGGCGGGTGAGGGCTACGCGGTCGCGCCCGTGGATGATCTGGGCAAGCGGTTGGTGGCCGAGGCGCTGGAGTGGCCTTTGGCCGAGTATCTGGCGGCGCTTGAGGCGGTGCCCCAAGGATTGCGCGATGATCTGGCAGCGGCTTGGGGCGAGGCGGCGGATGATCCGGCCTGTGTGGGCGGAGCGTTCCGCTTTGCTGCCGTGCGGGCGGGGTCGGCGGTTGTGGCCTTGCAGCCAGAGCGGGGCGAGGTCGCGGGGCGCGACGGGGAGTATCACGACCTGAGCCGCACGCCGCGGCATGGCTATGTGGCGTTTTACCTGTGGCTGCGGGCGCAGGGGTTGCACGCGCTGGTGCATGTGGGGGCGCATGGCACGCTGGAGTGGTTGCCGGGGAAATCGGTCGCCTTGTCGGCGGACTGCTGGCCCGAGGTGCTGGTGGGCGCGATGCCGGTGATTTACCCGTTCATCGTGAACGATCCGGGCGAGGCGGCGCAGGCCAAGCGGCGGATCGGGGCGGTGACTTTGGGACATTTGCCACCGCCTTTGGCTTTGGCGAAGGTGCCCGAGGGGTTGTTGCGGCTGGAGCGGCTGCTGGATGAATATTCCACCGCCGATGGCTTGGACCCGTCGCGGCGTGACCGCCTGATCGGGGCGATCAGGGATGAGGCGCGGGCGTCGGGGGTGGAGGATGACCTTGGCCTGCCTGCGGGGGCGAGTGCGGCCGAGGCGATCACGCGGATCGACCGTTTCGTGTGCGACATCAAGGAAAGCCAGTATGGCGATGGCTTGCACATCTATGGCGCGGCGGAGGGTGAATTTGCGGGGCTGAGTGCCGCGCTGGCGGGGCGCTTCGTTCCGGCGGGGCCTGCGGGGTCGCCTTGGCGGGGGCGTGTCGATGTGCTGCCTACGGGGCGGAACCTGTATTCCGTCGATCCGCGCGCGGTGCCTTCGCGCGCCGCGCATGCCCAAGGGGTCAAGCTGGCCGAGGAGTTGTTGCGGCGGCATTTGCAGGACAAGGGGGATTGGCCAAAGGGGTTGATCCTCGATCTGTGGGGGTCGGCGACGATGCGGACGGCGGGCGAGGAAGTCGCCATGGCGCTGCATCTGGCGGGGTTGGCTCCGCGTTGGGACGAGGGGTCGGAGCGGGTTTCGGGCTTCGAGGTGGTGCCCTTGGCGCTGCTGGGGCGGCCACGGATCGACGTGACCTTGCGCGTGTCGGGGCTGTTCCGCGACGTGTTTCCGGGGCTGTCGCAACTGTTCGAGGCGGGGGCTGCGGCCTTGGCCGAGCGGGAGGAGGCGCCGGAGGATAACCCCTATGTGACCCGTTCGGCGCGGGTGTTCGGACCGAAGCCGGGGCTTTACGGGATGGGCATGGCGGCGGCTTTGGAGGATTACTCCGACGCGGGCCGCGTGGCGGCGGGCGAGGCTTGGTTGTCGGCGTCATCTTGGGCGGTGGATGCCAAGGGCGAGGCGCGCGAGGCGCGGGGCGAGCTGGAGGCGCGGGTGCTTGCGGCGGATGCGTTCGCGCATGTGCAGGATATGGTCGAGACGGATATTCTGGTGGCCCCCGATTATGCGGCGCATGAGGGCGGGGTTGCGGCGGCCAAGGCGGCTTTGGGCGGCGAGGCTTTGGCGCTTTATCACATGGACGCCACGCGGGATGCGCCGAGGGCGCGAACGGTTTCGGAGGAGGTGGGGCGCGTGGTGCGGGCGCGGGCGGCGAACCCCGATTGGGCGACGGGCATGATGCGGCACGGGTTTCGCGGGGCTGCGGAAGTGACGGCGACGTTGGATAACCTCGCGGCTTACGCGCATCTGACGCGGGCGGTTCCGGCGCATCTGTTCGATTTGTATCATGAGGCGACCTTGGGTCGGGATGATCTGGTGGCCTTTATGGAACGCGAGAATCCGGATGCCTTGGCGGCATTGCGGGCGCGGTTTGCGGCGTTGCGGGATGCGGGGTTGTGGGTGACGCGGCGCAATTCGATTGCGGCGGCGATGGGGGCCGAGGGATGA
- a CDS encoding precorrin-8X methylmutase, which produces MPHSYITDGAEIYLRSFATIRAEADLARFTPEEEVVVVRMIHAAGMVGLEAHVDFTEGMAIAARAALEAGAPILCDVRMVSEGVTRTRLPAKNEVICTLQDPRVAGMAAEMQNTRSAAALELWRPMLGGAVVAIGNAPTALFHLLNMLEDPACPRPAAIIGCPVGFIGAAESKEALMQGRPVPSMVVRGRLGGSAITVAAVNALASRKE; this is translated from the coding sequence ATGCCCCATAGCTACATCACCGATGGCGCGGAAATTTACCTGCGCTCTTTCGCCACGATCCGTGCCGAGGCCGATCTTGCCCGCTTTACCCCCGAGGAGGAGGTGGTGGTGGTGCGGATGATCCATGCGGCGGGGATGGTGGGTCTTGAGGCCCATGTCGATTTCACCGAAGGCATGGCGATTGCGGCACGGGCGGCGCTGGAGGCGGGTGCGCCGATCTTGTGCGATGTGCGGATGGTGAGCGAGGGCGTGACGCGGACGCGGCTTCCGGCGAAGAACGAGGTGATCTGCACGCTGCAAGACCCTCGGGTCGCGGGGATGGCGGCGGAAATGCAGAACACGCGGTCGGCGGCGGCGCTGGAGTTGTGGCGGCCTATGCTGGGCGGGGCGGTGGTGGCGATCGGCAATGCGCCGACCGCGTTGTTTCATCTGCTCAACATGCTGGAAGACCCTGCTTGCCCGCGTCCGGCGGCGATCATCGGGTGCCCCGTGGGGTTCATCGGGGCGGCTGAGTCGAAGGAGGCTTTGATGCAGGGCCGTCCGGTGCCGTCGATGGTGGTGCGCGGGCGGCTTGGCGGGTCGGCGATCACGGTGGCGGCGGTGAACGCTTTGGCCAGTCGTAAAGAATAA
- a CDS encoding precorrin-3B synthase, whose translation MTGPVVQGWCPGALRPMLSGDGLVVRVRLHGGRLPVAVAERLAFLSERFGNGLIDLSARGNLQLRGVTEAGHGALVAELAALGLIDESPQAEAMRNVLVTPFWRAGDGAQEIAAELVARLGEFPALPGKFGYAVDTGMVPVLRDAAADIRIEGAQDGVMVRADGMATGAVVGQGEVVDAVLELARWFVDAGGVSGGRGRMAALVARGAVPPGRFGAVPMRVVPRFVPKIARYSAGALVAVPFGQMEAGMLDGLAGFGDLRLTPWRMVLVESGWPDVPGVILYDDDPLLRVVACTGAPRCLQGLADVRGLARGLAAAVPAGKRLHVSGCAKGCAHPGVADVTLTATAAGFDLIRGGTAADAAVAAFTADELLARPEILTESFDAP comes from the coding sequence ATGACTGGGCCGGTTGTCCAAGGGTGGTGTCCGGGGGCGCTGCGGCCGATGCTGTCGGGCGACGGGCTGGTCGTTCGGGTGCGGCTGCATGGCGGGCGGTTGCCGGTGGCGGTGGCCGAGCGGTTGGCGTTTTTGTCGGAAAGGTTCGGGAACGGGCTGATCGACCTGTCGGCGCGGGGGAATCTGCAATTGCGGGGCGTGACCGAGGCGGGGCATGGGGCGCTGGTGGCGGAATTGGCGGCGCTGGGGCTGATCGACGAAAGCCCGCAGGCCGAGGCGATGCGCAATGTGCTGGTGACTCCGTTCTGGAGGGCGGGGGACGGGGCGCAGGAGATCGCTGCGGAGTTGGTGGCGCGGCTGGGCGAGTTTCCGGCGCTGCCGGGAAAGTTCGGTTATGCGGTGGATACGGGGATGGTTCCGGTCTTGCGGGACGCGGCGGCGGATATCAGGATCGAAGGGGCGCAGGACGGCGTCATGGTGCGGGCTGACGGCATGGCAACGGGGGCCGTGGTCGGGCAAGGCGAGGTCGTCGATGCGGTGCTGGAACTGGCACGCTGGTTTGTCGATGCGGGCGGTGTGAGCGGCGGGCGTGGGCGTATGGCGGCGCTGGTTGCGCGGGGGGCTGTGCCGCCCGGGCGGTTCGGGGCGGTGCCGATGCGGGTCGTTCCGCGCTTTGTTCCCAAGATTGCGCGCTATTCGGCGGGGGCTTTGGTGGCCGTTCCCTTTGGCCAGATGGAGGCCGGGATGCTGGACGGGCTTGCAGGGTTCGGCGACCTGCGCCTGACGCCGTGGCGGATGGTGCTGGTCGAGTCGGGCTGGCCGGATGTGCCGGGTGTCATCCTGTATGACGACGATCCGTTGTTGCGCGTGGTGGCCTGCACGGGGGCGCCGCGCTGTTTGCAGGGGCTTGCCGATGTGCGCGGGTTGGCGCGGGGGCTGGCGGCGGCGGTGCCTGCGGGCAAGCGGCTGCATGTGTCGGGCTGCGCCAAGGGCTGCGCGCATCCGGGGGTTGCCGATGTCACGCTGACAGCGACTGCGGCGGGGTTCGATCTGATACGGGGCGGGACGGCGGCGGATGCTGCGGTGGCTGCCTTTACTGCCGATGAATTGCTGGCGCGGCCAGAGATATTGACCGAGAGTTTCGATGCCCCATAG